From the Mya arenaria isolate MELC-2E11 chromosome 17, ASM2691426v1 genome, the window TCAGTCATCTTCAACTGACACAAAAATGATGAGACAACACATATACACAATCATTGtaataagttgtttttattattaaatagatATACTAGTCTACATTGTAATAACTTAAGGTTTTTACTACATTTCTCGACGATGTCCACGATGTTTTGTACTTGCTTTGTGAAATTGAcagttatataatgttaaatgtagtattttCATAACAGTTTTGATACATCATGTCAGGAATATAAATAATCAGTATTTTAACTCGAAAATCATACCAACAGGtgaaacatataaatacatgataaaGTCATTTTTTCGTTACAAAATCAAGATGCGGCTAATGTTAGACTGGTATCCTACGTTACTTTTTCCTTGGAAAAAAAGAGAAAGAGTGTACCAGTCTACATATAAGTTTGGTTCCCTGCATGCTGATATTCCATACAGTAACGATAACGATAGTGTaaggggaaggaactccagactatCTACATATAAGAGAGATAACTGTGTATGAAATCAAATAGAACGTTTCATATTGAGACGTTTTGGCAGTCGTGCTTTACACGGTTGATTGattatgtaaacaattaagATGGCGTCTCACCAGTGGGTTCCTCCGCTACCGCCGGGTTATGAAGCCCGATGGGACCCGAATCAGAGGGCTTAGTATGTCAACTTGatagaaataaacaacatgaaTCTTTTACTGGTTTTCCGGctgaatgttattttatttaaacttcacTGATTTAATACTATTGACATTTTTTCACTTGACAGGTCTCAGTTTTGCAACATTTTCGCCTTTTCAGTTTTGTGTATTTTGCAATAATCAGATATTGCAATGCACTTGAGAAAAAAAGTTCCATAAATTTATGAATGCTGTAAATTACAAATAGGTATACCCATCAATTAAcacattattgttttgtttgaattcgAAAGCCAATTATGTTCTTGATTGAAAAGATGAAGGTACAATGTAGTTCACACCTAATGCCAATTCATTATGGGAGGAGTAAGAGAGAGCCAGGAACACGATTGGCTGTTGCGTCAAGCAAAGTAGTCCCGAAACGCCTTCTGGCGATCAGCCAATCATTATGATAGAAGATCAGCATGCTATTATACGGctagtctaaaattatagacgtgttatacgggattcttccaatccctaacgtctaaatgggtttgtgcaaaaaccgggggtgttttgaaaaatattgaaattgtattaagttaagtattttatggtttaaattgatcataaaggtttatattcatattttaccatgtaagtgaaaagttcttttgcacaaaacaagaatttcttgcattaaaacacattatttacctttccaataaaacgaaagttgaatgacacagacaacaattatgccaagcggaacaactcgacccaatcgtaataacttggccacctccgacaagcttcatGATAGACCTCtttaatacaatcgtaacaactcggccatagCCGAAATGTcccgattgtttaaaaattgtgccctgaagccttgtaggtgcccttcatgtatatatcgctatgttttgacagcaagaaatgaaaaaaacacgtcaaactcataattattcgtaggatacgacatttttatgtatggaactgatataaaataacttaatatggtaatatttcttgtttttatgatattttttagatgttaaatgctttaactcggaatcccgatcggaataactacccacttttgatactaaacaatttgtacgtgaaggatttgccatatcaaaaaacgtaaaaaaatccgtaaacgtacaattatttggactattaTACGGCTGACACGGCTTCTTGCTATTGATCAACTATTACGAAAGCATAAGCTGTGTAttgtcaatattgaatactgttttgataaggcttgtcacTAAAGGGATTAAGGCATGCTGGTGCGATTAATATGTGACGTTAATTAGCCTCGCCGCACAAAGGGACGTTGGCACTGACAAGTCTTAAAGGCCTGGCGGAAACCCTTGGATATGACGTAAATAGGGACATAGACCTTTTATTGTGTAACTGCCAACTGCCCAACTtaaaggaaaatattaaaatgtcaataacaataaatgagcATCATAAATGGTATTAAgttgatgtaattatatatggAAAGGaatacttttattatataaatatattagaaataaaatgaaagtttaaaatttgttcatttgttttgcCTTTGCAGTTTTTTCATTAACCACACCACGAAGGCAACATCATGGGTAGATCCTCGTTTTCCGCAGCAAGCTCAGCCCCAGAATCAGTCATACCAAACAACTGCACAGGTTTGAATTGACATTATATTTTAGATTGAATACATTTCATGCTTTCCACCTGAATCAGAAATATAAAGGCAAAGCTCAGaagaaatttgaatttttccAAAAGTGTTATTTCAGAAAGCTGGATTTGAGCAGGTGAGAACCAGGCCTTATTAAGATCATAATTCAAGATCAATTAAAACTAAAGTATTTCCagtcatatttttaaacatgagGTATATTGGTCAAGTtctatatctgttttatttctaaaagccttatttgaaataaaagtacacGAAAGGtttctacaaaaaaaatgttgaactattgTAAAGTGCTTTTCTTGGGTTATTATATAAATCAGTTTTTGCATAATTTCTACTAAAAGTATAATACGtgatcattattttttacttgGCTCTTAGTAATGAATCATAGTTACTGTTGTCCACATCAGCATCAGTATAATACAGTTAATTTTTGAGCAATTTTGCTGATGCAGGGCTTGCAGATTTATGCAAATTGGACCTCTGAAATCAATGAGTTATTCAGATATACCTACATTTATCAGGCTTTCAGTTAAGAAATCAATACTCTTACAATgaatgactatatatatatatatatatatatatatatatatatatatatatatatatatatatatatatatatatatatatatatatatacgattaAACACTTTTACAGAGGACCCAAATGCAAGGACAACATAGAATAAATCCAAGTGTTGAGAATAAAGAACCCTTATTGCAATCTCAAAACAACATGCACCAAACgattaattatcataaaacagAGGGAAAGCAAGGGGGTTTACCAAACATGCATATAGATAACAGGCAAGGGGCAGTAACCaatatacacacaaaacaaGAGACAATACACAAACCAGTCAGCATGCAAGGGGCTTTACCAAATGCTCATACTAGTCAAGGGGCAATACCCTATGGACAAAACCTGCAAGGGACAATACCCAAACCAGACAACAGACATGGGGCAATACCCAATTCACCCAACCTGCAAGGGACAATACCCAAAGCAGACAACAGGCAAGGGGCAATACCCAAACCAGACCACAGGCAAGGGGCAATACCCAATTCACCCAACCTGCAAGGGACAATACCCAAAGCAGACAACAGGCAAGGGGCAATACCCAATGCACACACCAAACAAGGGACAATACCCAATACACACAACATGCAAGTAACAATAACCAAAGCAGACAACAGGCAAGGGACAATACACAATACACATAACAGGCAAGGGACAATACCCAATGCAcacactaaacaagagacaaTATCCAAAGCAGACAACAGGCAAGGGGCATTACCTAATGCTCACACTAGTCAAGGGGCAATACCCTATGGACAAAACCTGCAAGGTACAATACCCAAAGCACACGGTAGGCAAGGGGCAATACCCAATACACACAACCTGCAAGGGACAATATCCAATACACACACCAAACAAGGGACCATGCCCAAAGCAGACACTAGGCAAGGAGCATTACCCAATGTGCACACCATTCAAGGGACAATACCCTATGGACACAACCTGCAAGGGACAATACCAAAAGCAGACAATAGGGTAATACTCAATGTTGGTAATGCACATTCACAAAGAGTTATGGCCAATCCAGGTGAAAGCCAAGGAGCAATTCCCAGTGAACAAGTAGGAAACATGCAAAGAGGAAATGTTATGCCTAGTTCAGGCAAAATAAAAGGGGATGTTAATGTTTCAATGCCTAATCTAGACAATAAGCATAGGGTGGTGGTAGGGATAATGCCCAGTTCAGCTGAAGGTCAAGGGGCAATACTCAAAGGAGAAATGAGGAAAGGCGTAATGCCTAGTTCAGACAAAACACTAGGAGCAATACCTAGTACAGGAAACAGGCAAATCTTGCATGTTATGCCTAGTTCAAACCAAAGGCAAGggtcaaaacaaaatgttcaggACACTAGGCATAGGGTAAATGAAATGCCtagttcaaacaaaatgcatgaAGCCAAACCTAGTTCAAATAAGTCACATGCAATTGTGGTTATTCCCAGTGCTGAGAAAAAGCATGGGGCACAAGGTATAGACATAATACATGGAGCTCTACATTTGATGCCTGCTGCAGACAAAAGTCAAAGGGTAACACTGAAATGCCCTGTTACTGTTCTGTTTAAATTTCTGTTACTCTGTTCTTCAATGTTATGCAGGTTGGTTTcattaatgtgttgtttttgtttgcatcAATTCATTCCTATGAAGTAGACACAGTACTTAACAGAATGTAAACAAATAGCCTGATATAAGTCCATGACCTTAATCATTCTTGTAGGGTGAAACTTAATTTAAGTGTCTTATAGTTATATACGTATACTATTGTCTATACATCTATACACCACTGTTGtgtttattcaatttttttatgaaattatgtCTCCGGATTGAAGGGAAACTTATTGCTTTTGGCCCGGTTGTTTGTCTGTCCCCAACCTTGTTTGcacgtacatgtatatccaAAAGTATTATCCACAGGATGAATGTTATGCAGCATGTGAAGTGGGACACTTggggttatggcccttgtttTAGTTAAAAGTAGCTTATAGAGCATTCAATATCTTGTTACACTTGCTTCCAAAATTGTATTAGCCAGAGTGATGATACTTTACAGGGAATTTACTTAGCACAAGAAAATGTGCACCCAGGTCTTTTATTGCATGGCTGCATCTTTTAAGTGCAGAGTTATGAACCTTGAGTTAAAAAAAGCCTATAAAGCATGAATGATTGTGTCCTGTGTATCTCCAAAAGGATATTAACCATAGTAATGAAACTTAACAGGTATGTTAACCAGCATGTGAAGTATTGTACTTTGGTTATAACATGTGGCTGCCTCTTGATAtagttacaaatttcattaaaagCCTTGAGTTTTGTTTCACCCCTATGAACCAGAGTCATAAAGCTTGCAAGAAATGTTACCCACTAGAGCATGCAATTTTGTGAGTAACTCCAAAAGTATGTTCAATAGCTAGCTTGATAAAACTTAACAGGTATGTTAACAAGCAGGATGTAGTGCAACAAGGACTTTGTGTGGATCTGCTCCCAGTATTTCCAGAGTCATAGCTCTTGACATAGttacaaaattaatttgtatataaagcATGGAATTATACAACTTGAGAGGAATGCTATATCCACCATCTCAACTAGCTGCAAATCTAGGGTTATGTTTGTTGCacagaacatttattcaaacatgCTGACATTAAAAAAGGCATCAGTTCTcgaatgaaaataattataccgagtagttaaaaacaaaattcagaATTGGCTTGTtttgatgttaaagctgcactctcagagatatatcatttttacaactttttttatttttttgtcttggaaagagccaatttttgtgtaaataactgcaaaccaatgatataagattgctcacaaaaattcagatcgtagattttcatatatttcgttcgaaaattaatgttttatggcttaaaccattactaacggttaagaaaaatgcataaaacatcaatttttgaacttaaatataaaaatctgcgatctaattttttgttagcagtcttatatcactggtttccatggatttccacaaaaattggctcgtttcaagacaaaaaataaaaaaaaaatgtcaaaatgttcaatctgtgagagtgcagctttaaattcacTACAGAGttacatgtttgtatgtttctttCACATGTTGCAATTGAAAACAACACCTGATTAACATGATGAACATAAACCTTGCAAATAGTAATAAGTTTTACTTTGTCTCAAATCTGCTAATGTAAATAGGACAACATCTGACCCTACCTTCCAACTGGTGCCTTATGACTATGAGAGAGCATCATGTGGGGGGTATGAGTCAGTTTCACTGATAGCTCTAGTTATATGTATTCGTGTCATGCTATCTAAGTATTGCATTATCACATGGTAATCATGATCAGATATCCCAAATTAGGAAGTGAAATCATGTTCATATTACTATAAACCCCAgtattgatataataataatatatgtttgaattgaaGTCAAATTGATAAAGAAGAGTTTTTGTACATCAAAACTTAAATTTATGAGTGATTTATTCAGTTTTTGTACATCAAAACTTAAATTTATGAGTGATTTATTCATCATGTTCAGGTTAGTGccattcatttaataattgtacCAGTAAGTTTATTTAATGTGCAAATCGTGTGGAGAATTACCTGTACATTCTCATAAGTGAATtcaataaatgtgttaaaacctttggaataattttgtatttcactgttaaaacatgttcattacCGGTACTCATTGCATGTCTTTGAATTttcttgtttgaatgttttttagtAACTTCAGCCATAAATGAATAAGCCTTCCTTGGGTAGGAATGAAAATCTACAGTTAGTAAATGCCTATTATGTACTTTGTGATCAAAATTAGGATTTTGAAAAGGAGCATTTTGGGCTTGTAAtcttgaaatttaaagaagCCCGAACagaaatgaacaaacaaaacattaaaaacctTGAGTAGCCAAAAAACTATAAGCtttatcaagaaataaaacaacagagaTTTTGGGAAAAGGATATTACCGGTACTCAAAATTTGGGGAAATTAAGGCATTTTACAATTGCAATTTTATTCACAGCCTAGTCCACCAGCCCATTGGGCTTGCTTAATTGAACAAGCCTGACAGTCATTGTACAAGTGATCTTGGGCTTGatggcttgtgttaatttcgaccactggtaCTTTATTTCAGCAAGCATGCCTTTAATAAGCTGTAACTCTATTGTGCTTACATGACTTTTTCCTCAGGCCTTGAACCAAAGCGGACAATTTGGCAGGAGTTATGGgcaagaaacaaaaatgaacacaatGTTCAAACAGTATGGAGGCACCACAACTATACAAAGTTCAGGCACAGAATCTGACAGCGATGACGATACCAACTTTGACCGTCTTTTCGGCAGTACTGctgtatgttgtttttcttatctTGTGGTTTGTGTTTGCATCTGATGATACTATTTCCATTTTTCTAGTGTCTGTAAACTGCCTGGTATATGTTAACGGTTTAAAATATATGTGCATGTGCTTTTATGCTTCTTTGAGcttgttaatattatatatgttataaaatcttTGATATATCAGGATTGTTTCAGAGCATTATGTTTCTTTTATCTCCTAAGCCTTTGAGTGCAATTCAGGTCATCCTCAAATTTTCTTAATCTGCAATGGCTCAGCCCTCTCACCCAAATAATGTGGCCATTTTTTAGCTCCtcttttttttgaagaaaaaagctGTGGTATTGTGATAGTTTTTATGTTGTCAGCCGCAGAATTGTTGTGCTAAATATTTTACCTTGGCCAAAACTTATCAAACATTATCAAGTTTATACCCTCTTTCTACTAAATAAAACCCAGACCAAAATTCCCTCCGCTGCTCTCTTGTGTTTTATGTCTGCAGTAAGGcctaaagaaaataaacatttggttcgggttgcccgaccctacctacagaataggcgccgaccctaacatttttatagtcagtttggaaaaaaatgaaaaactaattttgcttttcaatatgtagtttaaaaccttgaatGCTTTaaacagaagattactttaacaccattctccaatgatgaaaatggcatttttatataaagcccaataaaaaaaaaaaaacgcctaccaaccctacctatttttaaaaaggatgtaaccctaaccaaaccttttATATTCTTAGGCCTAAGCAAAGAAATTGTTTGAAGTTTAATCATTGTCACCTGTTGTTCTCTGTGATACATTCAGtgataataaaatcattttcttccTACAGAATCTCTGACAAAGGTTGCAGACTTCActacaaaacaatttttcataaattgcCTAATAAGTGTGATACATTTCAAACCTTATTTTGCCTTTATTTCTCTTCAGGAGGAAGGGAAAGTTGACCTTCTGAAGGTACAGGAGTTGCGCCAGTCGTTTCCTGATGCCCCGGAGGATGTAATCTCACAGCTTCTTAAAACGTATGTGTACACTATATCAGTCAGTTTTGTGAGAAGGCTGTAAAAGGCTCTGCAAAAAGTGATCgttttataagtatttaaatgttGGATGTgcatacagatttaagattttaaatggTGTCATagaaattttaatataattttatatgatcATCAATGTGCTTTGAAGCCAAGATATCTACCAGAATTGCAAATGAAAAGTGAATAAAGaccactttttttaaataaaagtaatatttaaaattctaGTCCATCAGTTTTATTTACTGCTGCATTTATATGTCtataaaaccaaaacatttATCTCTCAGGAAAAAAGCCATAAGGAGGTCATCAGAATtctcatgtttaaaaaaatcaaaaaatcacTTCTTCCTAGAACAGTACCcttaatatgtaaattatactatattatacaaatatgattTCTTTATAGAAACAACAATGTTGTTGTGAAGGTTGGCAACAAGCTATTTGAGATGGGGTATAAACGTGCAGCCGGGGTGCACCATCCCCCACCCAGGGGTAATGACATTCAAGAGAGGCTTGCCGCCATGTTCCCTGACGCAGACCATGAACTTATGACTGAGCTGCTTGAGGCGTGAGTATTTTTGCtgtgatgtgttttattttaaacaaatccaTTTTAAAGATGGATTCACATTCAAGTTCGTTTTTTACTAGACAAAGTGTATAGTTGTAATATATGAAGTATACATAGGTAAATAATGGTGTACACAGTAAACTTTTATAAACAACCTGAAATTGACAAATATGTtgacttatataaataaatatattataaatataattgtaccGTAAAAAAACGATAATaagtttttgtagtttttgtaaCAATATTCACAATCACATGGATCAAATTGAGCCCACATCATCTTCAATGTGTTAAAAAGTCTTCAAAATGGCTAAAATAGTTCTTActtgatttcatttaaactaATGAATAAAATCCAaagcaaactttttttaaaaactttgactttcagttgtGGAGGAGACGAAAAAGAAGCCAGAGAGACACTAGAGCGTGTGGGGTACAAGCCTGTGTTTCCCGCCACCCATCGAAACCCCTCTGCACAGGGGGCAAGGGCCAGGAGTCCCGCAAAATCACCCACACCGAGGCAGACAACAACTCCTACTAAGAAAACCTCACCTTCGAAGACTCATCAGCAAAGCCAGCAAAGGGCAAGAACTCCGGATAAGCCCAAGCTGACAGAAGGACAGAAGACACAGTGTAAGATTTTAGATAttcatgaattttatttttttctcaaaagaaATTGTATTCTTATTAGCTGttctatttttcaaagaaaaagctGAAGTACTGTTAATTTGACAGATTTTTGTGTCATAAGCATCATGCATAAACTTTAATGTTGGCCAAAATTaagaaacttaataatatattgatttggaactttttaaacaatttcacaaaggcatttaatgtaaatagaATATGTGTAGGAAGGCCAGTAATTAATGGTCAAGTAAAGCTCCTATATCAGGGCTGAAAAACTGACAGATGTTCACACAGGTCTGCTTTCTTTGCACTCATTATTCTTATAATAGTTTGCATTTCACCCATTAATATACAATTTTCTACCACTTCCAAGTAAAGAGGATATGATCGTATCAATTacgaaaacaataaatttaaccTTTTTACTGTCGTTTTGTTCATGAAATGGCTTTCACTATGAAAGGGAAAGTTTCACCCATTTTGGGAAATTGTaggccatttttagctcgactattcaaagaatatggagagcAATACTACTCACCCAACCGTCGGCGTTgagtcacaccttggttaaggttttgcgtgcaagcacacataggttaatatctcagcaagttcttgaggtattgcattgagacttgatacaatggtactcaaccatccaacctacttaattaaccaagttagataactctagttatacccccgacaaaccaAGTTTGAAGGGgctatattggagtcaccctgtggtcggtcggtcagtttgtcggtcggtcccttgcaatttaccttgtccggagcataacttaaaaactactggatggaattggattaaacttcatacaatggtagagcataatgagaggaagtacagtgtacaataaccataactctattcttgcttattattgagttattgccctttgttactttttttgtccggagtataacttgaaaagtactggatggaatccattggaacttcatacaatggtaaagcataatgaagaagtgcagtgttcaagaaccataactctactttagctaattactgagttattgccctttatctgtgttttttgctgtcaattttttttccagacattaacttgcaaactactagatggaatttattgaaacttcatacaatggtaaagcacaatgagaggaagtgcagtgcacaagaaccataactctattttggctaattacagagttatggccttaaatacttttttgagcataacttgaaaactattggatggaatttgataaaacttcatacagtgatagatcataatgagaggaagtgcagtgtacaggaaccgcaattctatttcagctcattacagagttactgccctttgttactttttcttgtccggagcataacttgaaaactattggatggaatttaataaaactttgaacagtgatagatcataatgagaggaagtgcattGTACAGGAATCGCAATTCTATTTTagccaattacagagtaattgccctttgttactttcttcttgtccggagcataacttgtaAAAAGTAACTTAACTCATTTATAGATGGTCATAGGCAATTGTATAGTCTGTGCTTTAGAACATCAACTATATCAGTATTAACATCTCAGTATTAgcatcactgatattgtttaaagccttttttcTACCTTTTAgaaacataatcaaaaaatgaataactgacgatagtccataaaataaagttgtcatttataggttggctttccaaatagttgactgcaatttcatatcagggcggcattcgggggtattaatcaccttcagtgatagctctagtttgcatttaattcaattataggcctttattattcgacttagaaattctggttaaggttttgcgtgcaagcacacataggttaatatctcagcaactacttaaggtattgcattgagactttatacaatggtactcaaccatccaagctacttaattaaccaagttagataactctagtttcatttaatgcaaataattgccctttattattcgacctAGATATTcgggttaaggttttgcatgaaagcacacataggttaatttctcagcaactacttgatgtattgcattgagacctTATAGAATTGTAATCAACCActcaacgtaattgaataaccaaatagataactgtattttgcaaataattgccctttattattagacttaaaaattctggttgaaatttgccatgtaaccacatttatgttaatatctcagcacatcatgaattgcattgaaatctaatctaacagtgatccatgcatgtttcgccaaaacttttcaatccttacactgaaaagcggcggaatagtcgagcgcgctgtctctgtgacagctcttgttctacATGATATACGCTGTAAATGGCTGTAAGTTCAATGGGAAAAAAATCGCAGAATGGATGGtaagttttgatttttattcCAGTGATGTCAAAGTTGCAGAGGGAGTTCACATCAACCGACAAGACGGTCATTGAGATGGCTTTTCAGGTGACTGATTGGGATGAAACCAAGGCCCGAAGTGTCCTTAAAGACATGGCTAATACCAACACGTAAGTCATTTAGTTTATAAAAACTAATTTCTTTTGTCTTGATTGTAGCAAAAGATGGAACTTTTATAGAACCATGCTAAAGTCTGCTTGTTGTGTTGGAACCAGTTTAGGGGCCGTATTCAACAAACATCTTAGCATGATGGTAATCTTAGTAATAAAATCTTAGTGTTGACATTGGACTATACAATCAAATGACCATTGGAATCACTGAGGCCTATCCAGGAATAGAATGCATTTTGGTTGTACCTGGTGGGTTGACGTCCACAATCTTTTTGGGAAGAGTCATACCTTCTATGACAGACTTTGGTTAACATAGGTAACTTCGCATAAAAAGAGGACATACTAGGTAAAAGTTTAAGCATCCTCTAACATGAcaagtacatacatgtagtaacACCTTACATACAAGTAAAATTAAAAGAGTGTTAAATTTATAAGACTTATTATCCATACAATTTTCTTAATtcaataatttgacaataatcTCCTATTTTCACAGGACCAGCAGGCCAAGTACCTCCCAAAGTCGCCCGAGCACCTCCAACTCCAGGACTAGATCACCCTCCCCCACCCCTGCCGTCAGTCCAGCCTCCCTGGAGCCTGTGGCAATGTTTGATGATGAACCATCTAGGCCAAGGTAAGTTCACAGATTGAAGATACATGTAGAGGTTAATCTCATCTGTTTTATCAGAAAAAGGTCAAGGTAAAGtcagtttattattattcatagcATTGAATATCGTAACCATGAAACTTGATACAGATGTTAACATTGACTTAGACATATGAGGAGCTAACTCAGCTAGTTAATAAGACtagtttattcaataatatttgattatcttaacATCATAACATGTTATAATGATAGTATACATGTCTAAGCATTAACTCAGCAGAATATGAGTCAATTTTCAAAATTAGCAGGTTTTTAGCACCAATAAAACTTAATCTAGCTTTATTGATTTCGGAGT encodes:
- the LOC128224531 gene encoding mucin-5AC-like isoform X2; translated protein: MASHQWVPPLPPGYEARWDPNQRAYFFINHTTKATSWVDPRFPQQAQPQNQSYQTTAQEEGKVDLLKVQELRQSFPDAPEDVISQLLKTNNNVVVKVGNKLFEMGYKRAAGVHHPPPRGNDIQERLAAMFPDADHELMTELLEACGGDEKEARETLERVGYKPVFPATHRNPSAQGARARSPAKSPTPRQTTTPTKKTSPSKTHQQSQQRARTPDKPKLTEGQKTQLMSKLQREFTSTDKTVIEMAFQVTDWDETKARSVLKDMANTNTTSRPSTSQSRPSTSNSRTRSPSPTPAVSPASLEPVAMFDDEPSRPSTSTSSHRPGSTPAYKKSSEYYSRPSTGASSYSKIGSNVSSYTSQVKSSKTGSSSSGGSSSKSRTKPAPLSTQQTKNVTELSKSVLKSTIETLNTITNNVNCCKRPVLETDIDAEDHDQSVTGDESHDQQSANDNSHRSKRPVTGQPTRRPEQYVSQYRTEARGPDPSYHVGPNKALLLTEYTRASGPNMALREGPDPSRVQGSQGAMGPDRALCCGPQHQLAMGPNRNARQPAYV
- the LOC128224531 gene encoding mucin-5AC-like isoform X1; this translates as MASHQWVPPLPPGYEARWDPNQRAYFFINHTTKATSWVDPRFPQQAQPQNQSYQTTAQALNQSGQFGRSYGQETKMNTMFKQYGGTTTIQSSGTESDSDDDTNFDRLFGSTAEEGKVDLLKVQELRQSFPDAPEDVISQLLKTNNNVVVKVGNKLFEMGYKRAAGVHHPPPRGNDIQERLAAMFPDADHELMTELLEACGGDEKEARETLERVGYKPVFPATHRNPSAQGARARSPAKSPTPRQTTTPTKKTSPSKTHQQSQQRARTPDKPKLTEGQKTQLMSKLQREFTSTDKTVIEMAFQVTDWDETKARSVLKDMANTNTTSRPSTSQSRPSTSNSRTRSPSPTPAVSPASLEPVAMFDDEPSRPSTSTSSHRPGSTPAYKKSSEYYSRPSTGASSYSKIGSNVSSYTSQVKSSKTGSSSSGGSSSKSRTKPAPLSTQQTKNVTELSKSVLKSTIETLNTITNNVNCCKRPVLETDIDAEDHDQSVTGDESHDQQSANDNSHRSKRPVTGQPTRRPEQYVSQYRTEARGPDPSYHVGPNKALLLTEYTRASGPNMALREGPDPSRVQGSQGAMGPDRALCCGPQHQLAMGPNRNARQPAYV
- the LOC128224531 gene encoding mucin-5AC-like isoform X3, yielding MASHQWVPPLPPGYEARWDPNQRAYFFINHTTKATSWVDPRFPQQAQPQNQSYQTTAQALNQSGQFGRSYGQETKMNTMFKQYGGTTTIQSSGTESDSDDDTNFDRLFGSTAEEGKVDLLKVQELRQSFPDAPEDVISQLLKTNNNVVVKVGNKLFEMGYKRAAGVHHPPPRGNDIQERLAAMFPDADHELMTELLEACGGDEKEARETLERVGYKPVFPATHRNPSAQGARARSPAKSPTPRQTTTPTKKTSPSKTHQQSQQRARTPDKPKLTEGQKTQLMSKLQREFTSTDKTVIEMAFQVTDWDETKARSVLKDMANTNTTSRPSTSQSRPSTSNSRTRSPSPTPAVSPASLEPVAMFDDEPSRPSTSTSSHRPGSTPAYKKSSEYYSRPSTGASSYSKIGSNVSSYTSQVKSSKTGSSSSGGSSSKSRTKPAPLSTQQTKNVTDHRSKRPVTGQPTRRPEQYVSQYRTEARGPDPSYHVGPNKALLLTEYTRASGPNMALREGPDPSRVQGSQGAMGPDRALCCGPQHQLAMGPNRNARQPAYV